One part of the Chrysemys picta bellii isolate R12L10 chromosome 14, ASM1138683v2, whole genome shotgun sequence genome encodes these proteins:
- the EXOSC6 gene encoding exosome complex component MTR3, which translates to MALDHRRVPGPEESQAPLLYAAPGEADAEAEAEAPGREAAALRPLLARAGLLSQAEGSAYVELSGGTKVLCAVRGPREAAEGRGRLLCEFRRAPFSARGARPRPGPAAAARERELGLALQEALAPAVRLARYPRARLELTALVLQDSGSALAAALSAAALALADAGVEMFDLVVGCGLCRAPGPGGAWLLQPSEAEERAAAARLTVALMPGLHQVAGLLGSGQGGPPESWAQAVRLGLEGCQRLYPLLRRSLLRAAERRAAGGPRAVGASA; encoded by the coding sequence ATGGCGCTGGACCACCGGCGCGTGCCGGGCCCGGAGGAGTCGCAGGCCCCGCTGCTGTACGCGGCGCCCGGCGAGGCGGAcgcggaggccgaggccgaggcccCGGGCCGGGAGGCGGCGGCGCTGCGGCCGCTGCTGGCGCGGGCCGGGCTGCTGAGCCAGGCCGAGGGCTCGGCCTACGTGGAGCTGAGCGGCGGCACCAAGGTGCTGTGCGCCgtgcgcgggccgcgggaggcgGCCGAGGGCCGCGGCCGGCTGCTGTGCGAGTTCCGCCGCGCGCCCTTCTCCGCCCGCGGCGCGCGcccgcggcccggccccgccgccgccgcccgcgAGCGCGAGCTGGGCCTGGCGCTGCAGGAGGCGCTGGCGCCGGCCGTGCGCCTGGCGCGCTACCCGCGCGCGCGCCTGGAGCTCACGGCGCTCGTGCTGCAGGACAGCGGCTCGGCGCTGGCGGCCGCGCTCTCCGCCGCCGCCCTGGCGCTGGCCGACGCGGGCGTGGAGATGTTCGACCTGGTGGTGGGCTGCGGCCTGTGCCGCGCGCCCGGGCCCGGCGGcgcctggctgctgcagcccagcGAGGCCGAGGAGCGCGCGGCCGCCGCCCGCCTCACCGTGGCGCTCATGCCCGGCCTCCACCAGGTGGCCGGGCTGCTGGGCAGCGGGCAGGGCGGCCCGCCCGAGAGCTGGGCCCAGGCCGTGCGCCTCGGCCTGGAGGGCTGCCAGCGCCTCTACCCGCTGCTGCGGCGCAGCCTGCTCCGCGCCGCCGagcgccgggcggccgggggcCCGCGGGCCGTCGGGGCCAGCGCCTGA